Within Desulfolithobacter dissulfuricans, the genomic segment TTGCATCATTTCCCGGCAGGCCTACATGTCCTGCCCGGATCTTACTTACGTTTGGTTACGATATCTCGATCAGAGGCTTTCCGCTTCCGGGTCTTGTACCCCTTGGTCGGTACGCCCCAGGGAGTACAGGGATGCCTACCACCGGAGCTCTTGCCCTCACCACCACCCATGGGATGATCGATGGGGTTCATGGCAACACCGCGAACATGGGGCCTGCGACCTTTCCAGCGGTTCCGTCCTGCCTTGCCAAGCTTTTCGCTGCCGTGCTCGGTGTTACCAACCTGGCCAATGCAGGCCCGGCAGAGCTTGTTGAATTTACGAACCTCACCGGATGGCAGTTTGACCAGTACATAGTTCCCTTCCTTGGCCATCAGCTGCGCTGCAGCGCCGGCAGAGCGAACCATCTGCGCACCCTTGCCTATCTTCATCTCCACATTGTGGATGATGGTACCCAAGGGTATCTTGACCATGGGCAGGCAGTTACCGGGCTTGATATCCACGTCGTCACCAGCCATGACCACATCACCGACCGATATGCCGTTGGGAGCAAGAATGTAACTCTTCTCGCCATCGGTATAGACAATCAGCGCGATGTTTGCGGAACGGTTGGGATCATATTCAATGGCCACTACCTTTGCTGCCACCCCGGTTTTGTTCCTTTTCCAATCGATAATACGGTATTTGCGTTTATGTCCACCGCCCCGGTGCCGTGACGTAATTCTACCGTATGCGTTGCGTCCACCGCTCTTCTTGAGCGGCCGTAGCAAACTCTTTTCGGGGGCTTTATCTGAAAGCTCGGGCTGCAGAACAGATACCTGATGCCGCTTACCCGGTGATGTCGGTTTATGGGTCTTTATTGCCATTGCTCTTCCTGCTACTTAAGCCTTAGGATACTTTCTTCCTCTGCCAGTGCCTGTGTCAGATCAATCGCCAAGCCTACAGCTCGTCAAGGAAATTGATCTCACCCTCTGACAAGGTAATATAGGCCTTTTTCCAGTCACTGGTCCGCCCGACGGACTTGATGCCGACCCGCTTCTTCTTGCCGCGCATCCGCGCTGTTCTGACACTTGATACCTTGACGTCAAACAGCTCCTCGACAGCACGCTTGATCTCGATCTTGTTGGCCTCGGGATGGACCTTGAAGACCACCTTACCATGCAGCTCCTGAGCGAGGCTTGCTTTCTCGGTCAGGCAGGGGCTCTTGATTACATCATAGAGAACCTTCATACCATCAACCTCTCTTCAAGCTGCGCCAGGGTGGACTGCACCAGCATCAGCTTGGAATATTTCAGTATATCATAGACGTTGAGTCCGGCCACGGGGAGCACCTTGTAGCCGACGGCGTTGCGGGCCGAAAGCTTGACATTGGTATTCTCCTCCTGGGCGACGATGAGACAATCATCAAACTTGAAGTTGTTCATCACCTTGACAAACTCCCTGGTCTTGGGCACTTCCATATTGAAGTCATCCACAACGACCAGGTTGCCCTCGCTCAGCCTGGCACTCAGTGCCATACGCAGGGCAAGCCGGCGGACCTTTTTCGGGAGTTTATAACTGTAATCCCGTGGCTTGGGACCGAACGTGGTTCCACCTCCCCGCCAGATCGGTGACCGCCTTGATCCGGCACGGGCACGGCCTGTGCCCTTCTGCCGCCAGGGCTTGGCCCCTCCACCGCGCACCTCTCCACGGGTTTTGGTACATGCAGTACCAGCCCGCCTGTTGGCACGCTGCATACAGACGACCTCGTGCAGGACCCCTGGATTGACCTCGACGCCGAACAGTTTGTCGCTCAGCTCGACTTCTCCGACTTTTTCACCGGAGGTATTGACAACATCACAAACTGCCATGAGTTTCTCCTATAAAGCAGCCCAGACGCTTACTCTGTAGTAAAGATACTGATCAGACCATTTTTCGCCCCGGGCACAGCGCCCTTGAGCAAAACAACATTCTCGTCTTCGCGAATGTCCACGACGGTCAGATTCTTCATCGTAACTTTATTAGTTCCCATATGCCCGGGCAGTTTTTTCCCCTTGATGACACGGCTTGGCCAGGCACTGCAGCCAATGGACCCTGGTGCACGGTGAAACATGGAACCGTGAGTGGCGCGACCACCTGAAAATCCGTGTCTCTTCATAACACCCTGGAAGCCGCGTCCCTTGCTTCTTCCTGTAACATGAACAGTGTCGCCAATCTTCAGAATCTCACTCACGGAGATATTCTGTCCGAGCTCAAAGGCCTCGGGATCAGCAACTCGGAATTCACGGATATGGTAGAATCCCTTGCCGCCGGAACGCTTGAAATGTCCGCTCAGTGGCTTGTTGATCCGTGATTCCTTTTTCTCAAGAAACCCGACCTGGATGGCATTGTATCCATCACGGTCCTCGGTTTTCTTCTGCAGTACCGTACAGGGGCCCGCCTCGATGACGGTCACAGGAATGGAACGACCATGTTCGTTGTACACCCTGGTCATTCCGATTTTCCGTCCCAGTATTCCCATTGTTTTCGGCATTTCTCTACCTGTCAGGTGTCTTAGTCTAATATATGAACCAAACCGTCAGAACTTATCTGATCCGTGCCTAGGGAAGCTTGATTTCGACATCCACACCGGCCGAAAGTTCCAGCTTCATCAACGAGTCAATGGTCTGCTGGGTTGGCTCAAGGATGTCAAGCAACCGACGATGGGTCCGCATTTCAAACTGCTCCCGCGACTTCTTGTCCACATGGGGTGAACGGAGCACCGTATACTTGTTGATTGAGGTCGGCAGCGGGATCGGGCCCGCAACCGTGGCGCCAGTCCGACGCGCCGTCTCAACTATCTCACGGGTAGACTGATCAAGCAGTTTGTGGTCGTATCCCTTAAGGCGGATACGAATCTTGTCTGTCGGGATCATTGTATTCCTCTTACTCGATAATTTCGCTGACCACGCCGGCACCTACGGTACGACCACCCTCACGGATTGCAAAACGAAGTCCCTCTTCCATTGCAATCGGGGTGATCAGCTCCGCTGTAATGTGCACGTTGTCACCGGGCATAACCATCTCAACTCCGTCCTCAAGCGTTACCACACCGGTTACATCCGTGGTCCGGAAGTAGAACTGCGGGCGATAGCCGTTGAAGAACGGGGTGTGACGACCACCCTCTTCCTTGGTCAGAATGTAGGCCTCAGCCTTGAATTTCTTGTGCGGAGTGATCGAGCCCGGGGCGGCAAGTACCTGGCCGCGCTCAACCTCGTCACGCTTCACACCACGCAGCAGGGCGCCGATGTTATCACCTGCCTGACCCTCGTCAAGCAGCTTCCGGAACATCTCCACACCGGTTACCGTGGTCTTCTGGGTCGGACGAATTCCGACAATCTCCACCTCGTCGCCAACATGGATCACTCCACGCTCGACACGACCGGTGGCCACTGTACCACGACCGGAGATGGAGAAAACGTCCTCCACAGGCATAAGGAAGGGCTTGTCAACGTCACGCTCCGGTTCCGGCACGTAGTTGTCAATGGCCTCCATCAGCTCCCAGATGCACTTGGACTTCTCGGGATCTTCCGGATTCTCCAGAGCCTGCAGAGCGGATCCATGGATGATCGGAATGTCGTCGCCAGGGAAGTCATACTTGTCCAGCAGCTCGCGCAGCTCCATCTCGACCAGCTCGATAAGCTCCTCGTCGTCAACCATGTCGCACTTGTTCAGAAAGACGACAATGGCAGGAACACCTACCTGGCGCGCCAGCAGGATGTGCTCACGGGTCTGGGGCATGGGACCGTCGTCGGCTCCAACCACCAGGATGGCGCCGTCCATCTGCGCCGCACCGGTGATCATATTCTTGATATAGTCGGCATGGCCCGGGCAGTCCACATGGGCATAATGCCGCTTGTCGGTCTCATACTCGACATGGGCGGTCGCAATGGTGATACCACGCTCTTTCTCTTCGGGCGCCTTGTCGATCTCACCAAAATCGGTGAACTCTGCCTGACCCTTGGTGGCGAGCACGCGGGTGATTGCAGCGGTCAGGGTTGTCTTGCCGTGATCGATGTGACCGATCGTGCCCACGTTGACATGCGGCTTTGTCCGCTCAAATTTTTCCTTAGCCATCTGCGTACCTCTTACAACTTTTTATAAAAGTCCTTTCAGAAATTTTCTCTGTCCATACTTCCAGCGGTCAGTACAGCCGGCCGCCGGCCAATGGGTACGGGCCTTAGACGCCTCGTATTTTATGTATAATCGCCTCAGCCTGCCTGGGCGGCACTTCGGCGAACTCTGCAAACTGCATGGTAAACGTCGCCCGGCCCTGGGTTGCCGACCGCAGGGATGTTGAATACCCGAACATCTCTGCCAGCGGTGCCATGGCCTTGACAACCTGACGTCCGCGCTCCGCTTCAACCCCGGCTATCTGGGCACGCTTGCGGTTGAGATCGTTTATCACCTCACCAAGATATTCCTCGGGAGTGATGACCTCGATGGCCATGATAGGTTCCAGCAGTACCGGCTCCCCTTCCTGGGCAGCCTTCCGGCATGCCATGGTTGAGGCAACACCAAAAGCCATTTCAGTGGAGGTCTCCTCATCGTAGGAACCTCCGACCAGCACCACCTTCACATCCACCAGCGGATAACCGATGAGCGGTCCGGCATCCAGGGAATCCCTCGCCCCCCTCTCGATGGCCTCAATGAATTCAGCGGGTACCTGCTCCCCGTCAACCCGGCTTTCAAACTGAACCCCTGATCCCCGTTCCCCTGGCACCAGCTCCAGGACAACATGACCATACTGGTCCCGACCGGTCCCGTGCTGCTCAAAGCGTCCTTCAGCCCTGGCTGTTCTGGTCAGAGCCTCTTTATAGGCAACCTGGGGTTGCCCCACGTTGGCTGAAACCTTGAACTCCCGGATCAACCGATCGACCACAATCTCCAGATGAAGCTCACCCATACCGGAAATAATGGTCTGGCCGGTATCCTCATTGACTGACACCCGAAAACTGGGATCCTCGCGAACTATCCTCTCCAGGCTCTCAGCCAGTTTACCCTCATCCGCCTTTGACCGGGGTTCAATGGCCACACCGATCACGGGCTCCGGAAAGTCCATGGTCTCAAGGACTATCCAGTCACCCGAGGCGCACAGCGTATCGCCGGTGGTGGTGAACTTCAAACCGACCACTGCGCCGATATCTCCGGCACCGATACTACCCACTTCTTCACGCTTGTTTGCATGAAGCTTGAGCAGTTTGGAGATCTTTTCCTTCTTCCGCTTGAGCGGATTGAAGACCTTGTCTCCAAGCTTCAGTTCACCAGAGTACACCCTGATGAATGCCAGGTTACCAACATAGGCGTCGGTCTGGAGTTTAAACACCAGTCCGCAGAATTTCTCACTCCTCGAGGCCTTACGGGTGACTATATTTCCACCCTTATCCTCGCCCTCCACCGGTGGAATATCCAGCGGCGAAGGAAGGTACCTGATGACCGCATCCAGCAGTGGCTGCACCCCTTTATTCTTAAAGGCGGAACCACAGAGGACCGGGACCAGATCCAGCGACAGAGTCGCCTTACGAAGAGCCCTGTAGATCTCTTCAGGAGTGA encodes:
- the rplB gene encoding 50S ribosomal protein L2 — protein: MAIKTHKPTSPGKRHQVSVLQPELSDKAPEKSLLRPLKKSGGRNAYGRITSRHRGGGHKRKYRIIDWKRNKTGVAAKVVAIEYDPNRSANIALIVYTDGEKSYILAPNGISVGDVVMAGDDVDIKPGNCLPMVKIPLGTIIHNVEMKIGKGAQMVRSAGAAAQLMAKEGNYVLVKLPSGEVRKFNKLCRACIGQVGNTEHGSEKLGKAGRNRWKGRRPHVRGVAMNPIDHPMGGGEGKSSGGRHPCTPWGVPTKGYKTRKRKASDRDIVTKRK
- a CDS encoding 50S ribosomal protein L23, with amino-acid sequence MKVLYDVIKSPCLTEKASLAQELHGKVVFKVHPEANKIEIKRAVEELFDVKVSSVRTARMRGKKKRVGIKSVGRTSDWKKAYITLSEGEINFLDEL
- the rplD gene encoding 50S ribosomal protein L4 translates to MAVCDVVNTSGEKVGEVELSDKLFGVEVNPGVLHEVVCMQRANRRAGTACTKTRGEVRGGGAKPWRQKGTGRARAGSRRSPIWRGGGTTFGPKPRDYSYKLPKKVRRLALRMALSARLSEGNLVVVDDFNMEVPKTREFVKVMNNFKFDDCLIVAQEENTNVKLSARNAVGYKVLPVAGLNVYDILKYSKLMLVQSTLAQLEERLMV
- the rplC gene encoding 50S ribosomal protein L3, with translation MPKTMGILGRKIGMTRVYNEHGRSIPVTVIEAGPCTVLQKKTEDRDGYNAIQVGFLEKKESRINKPLSGHFKRSGGKGFYHIREFRVADPEAFELGQNISVSEILKIGDTVHVTGRSKGRGFQGVMKRHGFSGGRATHGSMFHRAPGSIGCSAWPSRVIKGKKLPGHMGTNKVTMKNLTVVDIREDENVVLLKGAVPGAKNGLISIFTTE
- the rpsJ gene encoding 30S ribosomal protein S10 encodes the protein MPTDKIRIRLKGYDHKLLDQSTREIVETARRTGATVAGPIPLPTSINKYTVLRSPHVDKKSREQFEMRTHRRLLDILEPTQQTIDSLMKLELSAGVDVEIKLP
- the tuf gene encoding elongation factor Tu translates to MAKEKFERTKPHVNVGTIGHIDHGKTTLTAAITRVLATKGQAEFTDFGEIDKAPEEKERGITIATAHVEYETDKRHYAHVDCPGHADYIKNMITGAAQMDGAILVVGADDGPMPQTREHILLARQVGVPAIVVFLNKCDMVDDEELIELVEMELRELLDKYDFPGDDIPIIHGSALQALENPEDPEKSKCIWELMEAIDNYVPEPERDVDKPFLMPVEDVFSISGRGTVATGRVERGVIHVGDEVEIVGIRPTQKTTVTGVEMFRKLLDEGQAGDNIGALLRGVKRDEVERGQVLAAPGSITPHKKFKAEAYILTKEEGGRHTPFFNGYRPQFYFRTTDVTGVVTLEDGVEMVMPGDNVHITAELITPIAMEEGLRFAIREGGRTVGAGVVSEIIE
- the fusA gene encoding elongation factor G, producing MAGQGSLSNLRNIGIMAHIDAGKTTTTERILYYTGRSHKIGEVHDGTAVMDWMEQEQERGITITSAATTCFWKDHQINIIDTPGHVDFTVEVERCLRVLDGVIAVFCAVGGVEPQSETVWRQADRYQIPRIAFVNKMDRIGADFDKCVEEIAERLGARPVAVTLPVGSEDTFSGIIDLITMRMLRFDEATQGLRITEEAIPDDLQSKSSAARMTLLEKLADFDEGVMEKYLEDQEVTPEEIYRALRKATLSLDLVPVLCGSAFKNKGVQPLLDAVIRYLPSPLDIPPVEGEDKGGNIVTRKASRSEKFCGLVFKLQTDAYVGNLAFIRVYSGELKLGDKVFNPLKRKKEKISKLLKLHANKREEVGSIGAGDIGAVVGLKFTTTGDTLCASGDWIVLETMDFPEPVIGVAIEPRSKADEGKLAESLERIVREDPSFRVSVNEDTGQTIISGMGELHLEIVVDRLIREFKVSANVGQPQVAYKEALTRTARAEGRFEQHGTGRDQYGHVVLELVPGERGSGVQFESRVDGEQVPAEFIEAIERGARDSLDAGPLIGYPLVDVKVVLVGGSYDEETSTEMAFGVASTMACRKAAQEGEPVLLEPIMAIEVITPEEYLGEVINDLNRKRAQIAGVEAERGRQVVKAMAPLAEMFGYSTSLRSATQGRATFTMQFAEFAEVPPRQAEAIIHKIRGV